One part of the Brienomyrus brachyistius isolate T26 unplaced genomic scaffold, BBRACH_0.4 scaffold73, whole genome shotgun sequence genome encodes these proteins:
- the LOC125726508 gene encoding G-protein coupled receptor family C group 5 member B-like: MAPSINLFTFLVLSLVGGSSSWDLASPCGSGSILTRPYTALCELDAVWGLVVVVAAAAAALASLILLLVVLCRLRKITEAEERSGVAPLLLLLAAIFGLCGLSLGYIAEQQESLCFARRVLRGVLLAICNTCLVFHGLRLRRLGQGAHSPSTGQLMGLAVALAVLDPEWILLATMSTCQPACEYQPLDFALATTYVLVLLLAALVGAACSLWRQQPRWRCRTMWLLITCLASVLLWVAWITFCLYGNAALGLSPTWDNRVQAVVLLAQAWLLILLHAAPELHATLRPPSRMREASLEEGLSHL; this comes from the coding sequence atggcACCCTCTATTAATCTCTTCACCTTCCTCGTCCTGtccctggtggggggcagctcttcaTGGGACTTAGCTTCGCCTTGTGGATCCGGCTCCATCCTGACAAGGCCCTACACGGCCTTGTGTGAGCTGGATGCGGTGTggggcttggtggtggtggtggcggcagcggcggcggccctcgcctcgctgatcctgctcctggtggtactgtgtcgcctgcggaagatcacagaggctgaggagcgcagcggggtggcgccgctactcctgctgctcgctgccatatttgggctttgtggcctcagcctgggatacatcgctgagcagcaagagagcctctgcttcgcccggcgtgtcctgaggggggtgttgcttgcTATCTGCAACACATGCCTCGTGTTTCATGGTCTGCGACTGCGCCGGTTGGGACAAGGTGCTCATAGCCCCAGCACAGGTCAACTAATGGGGCTGGCGGTGGCCTTGGCCGTGTTGGATCCGGAGTGGATCCTTCTAGCCACGATGTCCACATGCCAGCCAGCCTGTGAATACCAGCCGCTGGACTTTGCGCTGGCCACCACTTAtgtgctggtcctgctcctggcagcactggtgggggcagcctgcagtctgtggaggcagcagccacggtggaggtgcaggaccatgtggctgctcatcacctgcctggcctcagtcctgctgtgggtggcctggatcaccttctgcctgtatggcaacgcggcgcttggcctgtccccaacatgggacaaccgggtacaggcagtggtgctgctggcacaggcatggctgctcatactgctgcacgctgctcctgagctccacgccaccttacggcccccgtcccgcatgagagaggccagtttagaggagggcctttctcacctgtag